A window from Neobacillus sp. PS3-40 encodes these proteins:
- a CDS encoding universal stress protein, translated as MVLKYQNILVAIDGSIEAEWAFKKAIEISKQNNARLLLVHVIETRTFAAMEALDQTIIEKTDKYAGELLKRYQNLATDAGVLNVQYEIHYGSPKVKIPKEIAKKHNIDLIICGATGMNAIERFLIGSVSQNITRYAPCDVLVVRTEKDEI; from the coding sequence GTGGTACTTAAATATCAAAATATTTTAGTAGCTATCGATGGCTCTATCGAAGCAGAATGGGCTTTTAAGAAAGCAATCGAAATTTCCAAACAAAATAATGCGAGACTTTTATTAGTCCATGTTATTGAAACAAGAACATTTGCCGCAATGGAGGCACTTGATCAAACAATCATTGAAAAAACTGATAAGTATGCAGGAGAACTGCTTAAAAGATATCAAAATCTTGCAACTGATGCAGGGGTATTAAACGTTCAATATGAAATTCATTACGGCTCTCCCAAAGTAAAAATCCCAAAGGAAATAGCAAAAAAACACAACATAGATTTAATTATTTGCGGAGCAACAGGTATGAATGCAATTGAGAGATTTTTAATCGGAAGTGTTTCGCAAAATATTACCCGTTATGCCCCCTGCGATGTACTCGTTGTTCGAACTGAGAAGGATGAAATCTAA
- a CDS encoding metal-dependent hydrolase has product MKVSFHGHSVVQIKSAGKTILIDPFITGNTLTDLKVENMHPDVIILTHGHGDHMGDTYELAKKSGALIISNAEIATYFSWQGLQTHGMNIGGAYQFDFGKVKFTQAFHSTGLMTEQKEIIYLGMPAGVLFMNEGKTIYHAGDTGLFSDMKLIGDRHPIDVAFLPIGDNFTMGPEDAAYAAGLLKAKIVVPIHYNTFPPIKQDPKKFIKMIEDGNGRILNPGEEIEI; this is encoded by the coding sequence ATGAAGGTTTCTTTTCATGGACATTCAGTTGTCCAAATTAAATCGGCGGGAAAAACAATTTTAATCGATCCGTTCATTACTGGGAACACTCTAACAGATCTTAAGGTAGAAAATATGCATCCTGATGTCATTATTTTAACTCATGGACATGGGGACCATATGGGCGATACGTATGAATTAGCTAAAAAAAGTGGCGCACTTATCATATCAAACGCTGAAATTGCTACATACTTTAGCTGGCAAGGACTGCAAACTCATGGGATGAATATCGGTGGTGCTTATCAGTTTGATTTTGGAAAGGTCAAATTCACGCAAGCTTTTCATAGTACTGGTTTGATGACTGAACAAAAGGAAATCATATATTTAGGAATGCCTGCAGGGGTTCTGTTTATGAATGAAGGAAAAACGATCTATCATGCTGGTGACACAGGACTTTTTTCAGATATGAAATTAATTGGTGACCGCCATCCGATTGATGTTGCTTTCTTGCCAATTGGAGATAACTTTACAATGGGACCTGAAGATGCAGCATATGCAGCAGGGCTATTAAAGGCGAAAATAGTTGTGCCTATTCACTATAATACATTCCCGCCTATTAAACAGGATCCCAAAAAGTTTATCAAAATGATTGAGGATGGAAATGGTAGAATATTAAACCCTGGTGAAGAAATAGAAATCTAA
- the tpx gene encoding thiol peroxidase, with product MANITFKGNQITLLGTEVKVGDKAPNFTVLANNLTEVTLDDSKGQVRLISVVPSLDTGVCDAQTRRFNEEASKLGNVKILTISVDLPFAQTRWCGANGIENVQTLSDHRDLSFGEAYGVAIKELRLLARAIFVVDSNDLVTYVEYVSEATNHPNYEAAIEAAKSAK from the coding sequence ATGGCAAATATTACTTTTAAGGGAAATCAAATAACTTTACTTGGTACTGAGGTGAAGGTTGGAGATAAAGCACCTAACTTTACAGTATTAGCAAATAACTTAACTGAGGTTACGTTAGATGATTCGAAGGGTCAGGTTCGATTAATCAGTGTGGTTCCTTCTCTTGATACAGGTGTGTGTGACGCACAAACACGCCGTTTTAACGAGGAAGCATCCAAATTAGGCAATGTAAAAATTCTTACTATAAGTGTAGACCTTCCATTTGCTCAAACACGCTGGTGTGGTGCAAACGGAATTGAAAATGTACAAACATTATCAGATCATCGTGACCTCTCTTTTGGAGAAGCTTATGGGGTTGCTATCAAGGAACTAAGATTGTTGGCTCGTGCAATTTTTGTTGTTGATTCGAATGATCTTGTAACATATGTGGAATATGTAAGTGAAGCAACGAACCATCCAAATTATGAAGCAGCAATAGAGGCTGCAAAGAGTGCCAAGTAA
- the ytfJ gene encoding GerW family sporulation protein yields MSDHPIQGLMTTAMESLKEMIDVNTIIGDPVETPDGSVILTVSKVGFGFAAGGSEFKLDSSQSQSQNQSQGQSQGQGQGQGQGQNQSQPKFPFGGGSGGGVSITPIAFLIVNSQGVKMLHLDESTHLYEKILEMAPQAVEKVQQMFSKKDAEKQEKPKQDLDI; encoded by the coding sequence ATGTCAGATCACCCCATTCAAGGATTAATGACAACTGCTATGGAAAGCTTAAAAGAAATGATTGATGTCAATACAATTATTGGTGACCCTGTTGAAACCCCTGATGGAAGTGTCATTTTAACAGTATCAAAGGTGGGTTTTGGTTTCGCTGCAGGTGGTAGTGAATTTAAGCTTGATAGCTCTCAATCTCAATCACAAAATCAAAGCCAAGGTCAAAGTCAAGGTCAAGGTCAAGGTCAAGGTCAAGGACAGAATCAGAGTCAGCCGAAGTTCCCTTTTGGAGGAGGTAGCGGTGGTGGAGTTTCTATTACACCAATTGCTTTCTTAATCGTCAATTCACAAGGTGTAAAAATGCTCCATCTTGATGAAAGTACCCATCTTTATGAAAAAATATTGGAGATGGCCCCCCAGGCGGTTGAAAAAGTTCAGCAAATGTTCTCTAAGAAAGATGCAGAAAAACAAGAAAAACCTAAACAAGATCTTGATATATAG
- a CDS encoding acetate kinase — MSKIIAINAGSSSLKFQLFEMPSEDVITKGLIERIGLNDSIFNITVNGEKIQEIVDIPNHEVAVKMLVDKLTNLGIIQSLSEIVGIGHRVVHGGEAFNDSVLITDSVIDKLEELSELAPLHNPANVTGIKAFKRILPEVPAIAVFDTAFHQTMPESSYLYSLPFEYYEEYGIRKYGFHGTSHKYVSQRAAELLGRPEEHLRLISCHLGNGASIAAIEGGKSIDTSMGFTPLAGVTMGTRSGDIDPALIPYIMEKTNKTADEVVDVLNKKSGMLAVSGFSSDLRDIEIEAKKGNERAKLAIEVFANRIHSYIGSYAARMSGVDAIIFTAGIGENSDVIRANVLRGLEFMGVYFDPTLNKVRGEEAFITYPHSPVKVIIIPTNEEVMIARDVVRLANIH; from the coding sequence ATGTCGAAAATAATTGCTATTAATGCTGGTAGTTCTTCATTAAAATTTCAACTGTTTGAAATGCCTAGTGAAGACGTTATCACAAAAGGTTTAATTGAAAGAATCGGCTTAAATGATTCAATTTTTAATATTACAGTAAACGGTGAAAAGATACAGGAAATAGTAGACATTCCTAATCATGAAGTAGCAGTTAAAATGCTTGTGGACAAGTTAACGAATTTAGGAATTATTCAATCACTTAGTGAGATTGTTGGAATCGGCCATCGAGTTGTACACGGTGGGGAAGCTTTCAATGACTCGGTTCTAATAACTGACAGTGTAATTGATAAATTAGAAGAGTTATCAGAATTGGCTCCATTGCATAATCCTGCTAATGTTACTGGGATTAAAGCATTCAAGCGTATACTTCCAGAAGTTCCTGCTATTGCTGTATTTGACACAGCTTTCCATCAAACGATGCCTGAGAGTTCATATCTTTACAGTCTTCCATTTGAGTATTATGAGGAATATGGTATCCGTAAGTATGGATTCCATGGTACATCCCATAAATATGTATCCCAGCGTGCTGCTGAACTCCTTGGTCGTCCGGAAGAACATTTACGCCTTATTTCTTGCCACCTAGGGAACGGAGCTAGTATTGCCGCAATTGAAGGTGGTAAATCGATTGATACATCAATGGGCTTTACACCTCTTGCTGGAGTAACGATGGGTACTCGTTCAGGAGATATTGACCCAGCCCTTATTCCATATATCATGGAAAAAACAAATAAGACAGCTGATGAAGTTGTTGATGTTTTAAATAAAAAAAGCGGTATGTTAGCTGTTTCTGGCTTTTCAAGTGATTTAAGGGATATTGAAATTGAAGCTAAAAAGGGAAATGAACGTGCTAAACTTGCAATAGAAGTTTTTGCAAATCGTATTCATAGTTATATTGGTTCATATGCTGCTCGGATGAGTGGTGTAGATGCGATTATTTTCACAGCTGGAATTGGTGAAAATAGTGACGTCATTAGAGCAAATGTTCTAAGAGGCCTTGAATTTATGGGTGTTTATTTTGATCCAACGCTTAATAAAGTAAGAGGAGAAGAAGCATTTATTACCTACCCACATTCACCAGTTAAAGTCATCATTATTCCAACGAACGAAGAAGTAATGATTGCTCGAGATGTGGTTCGTTTAGCAAATATTCATTAA
- a CDS encoding molybdenum cofactor biosynthesis protein B — protein MSTKEHKERAKKIVHVKIITVSDTRDKETDKSGKLMIELLQEAGHMVTDYVIVKDEISPIKEEILKGCSEENIDAILLNGGTGIAKRDVTIETVKELLEKEIVGFGEIFRMLSYQEDIGSAAILSRAIAGVIHNKAVFSTPGSTGAVKLAMNKLILPEIGHVVMELKKDL, from the coding sequence ATGAGTACTAAAGAACATAAAGAAAGAGCAAAAAAAATTGTTCATGTTAAAATTATTACTGTAAGTGATACAAGGGACAAAGAAACGGATAAAAGCGGTAAATTGATGATTGAACTTTTACAAGAAGCGGGACATATGGTTACTGATTATGTCATTGTAAAAGATGAAATATCCCCAATTAAGGAAGAAATACTTAAAGGTTGTTCCGAGGAAAATATCGATGCAATTTTGCTAAATGGTGGAACGGGAATTGCTAAACGGGATGTTACCATTGAGACCGTAAAAGAACTTTTAGAAAAAGAAATAGTAGGTTTTGGAGAAATATTTAGGATGCTTAGCTACCAAGAGGATATTGGATCGGCTGCCATTCTTTCAAGGGCTATTGCTGGAGTAATACATAATAAAGCAGTTTTCTCCACTCCAGGATCAACTGGGGCTGTAAAGCTTGCAATGAATAAATTAATCCTTCCAGAAATTGGCCATGTTGTTATGGAATTAAAAAAAGACCTTTAA
- a CDS encoding class I SAM-dependent methyltransferase — protein sequence MKISPVEQLYTLFNETSMALQEELDCTFLEALAETGENLFHGSIIQEELSELTVKRLKKQYEEINLEQYSKEDIRKAYQLVILKGMKENVQPNHQMTPDSVGMLVGYLVEKFVKQPSFRLLDPAVGTGNLLTTVLNQQLHKKIESIGIEIDDILIKLAYISSNLQQHPVQLFNQDSLLPLFIDAVDAVISDLPVGYYPNDVTSASFELKAKEGHTYSHHLFIEQSIRHTKPEGYLFFIIPNGLFESEQAPELHEFLKKNSNIQGILQLPLSMFKDKNAAKSILILQKKGNEIQAPKQVLLAQLPTISNAVEMDRILRKIDEWIKENKG from the coding sequence ATGAAAATTTCTCCGGTGGAACAACTTTATACATTATTTAATGAAACCTCAATGGCTTTACAGGAAGAACTAGACTGTACATTTTTAGAAGCATTGGCGGAAACTGGCGAGAACCTTTTTCACGGTTCCATAATTCAAGAAGAATTAAGTGAACTTACTGTAAAAAGGCTAAAGAAACAATACGAAGAAATAAATCTAGAGCAATATTCGAAAGAAGACATTCGTAAAGCTTACCAATTAGTAATCCTAAAAGGGATGAAAGAAAATGTTCAGCCCAATCATCAAATGACCCCTGATTCGGTTGGAATGTTAGTCGGTTATTTAGTAGAGAAATTTGTGAAACAACCATCTTTTCGCTTACTTGACCCTGCAGTTGGAACCGGGAATTTATTAACAACCGTTTTGAATCAACAATTACATAAAAAGATTGAATCAATTGGAATTGAGATTGATGATATTCTTATTAAATTAGCATACATAAGTTCCAATCTACAACAGCATCCAGTGCAGCTTTTTAATCAAGATAGTCTTCTGCCGTTATTTATCGATGCTGTTGACGCAGTGATCAGTGATTTACCTGTAGGATATTATCCAAATGATGTAACATCGGCTTCTTTTGAATTGAAGGCAAAAGAGGGTCATACTTATTCCCATCATTTATTTATTGAACAAAGTATTCGCCATACTAAGCCAGAAGGATATTTATTCTTCATTATTCCAAATGGACTGTTTGAAAGTGAGCAGGCTCCAGAACTTCATGAATTTTTGAAGAAAAATAGTAATATTCAAGGTATTTTGCAGTTGCCTTTAAGTATGTTTAAAGATAAAAATGCAGCAAAAAGCATTCTGATATTACAAAAAAAGGGAAATGAAATTCAAGCCCCAAAACAGGTCCTTCTAGCTCAATTACCAACTATTTCAAACGCAGTAGAAATGGATCGCATTCTACGAAAAATTGACGAATGGATTAAAGAGAATAAGGGATAG
- a CDS encoding EcsC family protein: MPLTDWERKVLKRIRDWENKLLDYEPNDFRLTYEKFLEQSFGMLPEKIQKKFFSVVDSWLFHFHSIIQGSQMQLEARERILSAGRIFNNNVEKIADLKTLKLDQLQYIAEQQMARHRFYSFVQGGLTGTGSTIFVGTDIPTMAIINLRVVQLIAMTYGFEINTPYEMMTSLKVFHTATLPPRFQKEGWNTLMDELEGYDRYFYNGEEDITDFAWVEPLVQQLVKAMVIIMFRKRIIQGIPFVSVAIGAGANVRFTKNVTEFAHKYYQLRFLKNKEVGNDEY, from the coding sequence ATGCCATTGACGGACTGGGAGAGGAAAGTCCTAAAACGAATCCGGGATTGGGAAAATAAACTTTTGGATTATGAGCCGAATGACTTTCGATTAACATATGAAAAATTTTTAGAACAATCTTTTGGCATGCTTCCTGAAAAGATTCAAAAGAAGTTTTTTTCAGTTGTGGACAGTTGGTTGTTTCATTTCCACTCAATAATCCAAGGATCACAAATGCAATTGGAGGCTAGGGAACGGATTTTATCCGCTGGAAGAATTTTTAATAATAATGTAGAAAAAATTGCTGATTTAAAAACATTGAAACTAGATCAATTGCAATATATCGCAGAGCAACAAATGGCTAGACATCGTTTCTATTCATTTGTCCAAGGTGGATTGACAGGAACAGGAAGTACCATTTTTGTAGGAACTGATATTCCAACAATGGCAATTATTAATTTGAGAGTAGTCCAACTAATTGCAATGACCTACGGATTTGAAATCAACACCCCTTATGAAATGATGACGTCCCTAAAGGTTTTTCATACAGCAACATTACCGCCGAGATTCCAAAAAGAAGGTTGGAATACCTTAATGGATGAATTGGAAGGCTACGATCGTTATTTTTATAACGGAGAAGAAGATATAACGGATTTTGCCTGGGTTGAGCCTTTAGTTCAACAATTAGTAAAAGCAATGGTTATTATAATGTTCCGAAAAAGAATAATTCAAGGAATTCCTTTTGTAAGTGTGGCCATAGGTGCTGGAGCGAATGTTCGATTTACAAAGAATGTAACGGAGTTTGCCCATAAATATTATCAGCTTCGCTTTCTGAAAAATAAAGAGGTGGGAAACGATGAGTACTAA
- a CDS encoding DUF2953 domain-containing protein: MNKLKWLLLALIILLLLFILIIFTKLSIFITYYHNKDDDDLKIELRIWFGLIKYKIKIPLIKVDDNSPSLIVEGEPESSEKKVSQITATDMLSGMKNYKEILEHVFQLHSIVKKFLTKVSIKQFEWYSAIGVGDAAHTGMITGAIWAIKGSIIGLLSHYLRILETPKLMVTPDFNQMTSQTRIICIFQFRIGNAMLAGIKLLKFWKGGRPVFKPKKMMSNETTKSV; this comes from the coding sequence GTGAACAAATTGAAATGGTTGCTCCTTGCCCTGATCATTCTGTTGCTACTATTCATACTTATTATATTTACGAAACTATCCATATTTATTACCTACTATCACAATAAGGACGATGATGATCTAAAAATAGAACTTCGAATTTGGTTTGGGTTAATAAAATATAAAATCAAGATTCCTTTAATAAAAGTGGATGATAATTCACCAAGCCTAATTGTTGAAGGAGAACCGGAAAGTAGTGAGAAGAAAGTCAGTCAAATCACAGCAACCGATATGCTTAGTGGTATGAAAAATTATAAAGAAATACTTGAGCATGTGTTTCAACTTCATAGTATCGTAAAAAAATTCCTTACGAAGGTTTCAATAAAGCAGTTTGAATGGTATTCGGCAATTGGTGTTGGAGACGCTGCCCATACTGGAATGATAACAGGAGCTATTTGGGCAATTAAGGGTAGTATTATCGGGCTTTTAAGTCATTATTTAAGAATCCTAGAAACTCCCAAACTAATGGTCACACCAGATTTTAACCAGATGACATCTCAAACAAGGATAATATGTATTTTTCAATTTAGAATCGGGAATGCTATGTTAGCAGGAATAAAACTACTTAAATTTTGGAAGGGCGGACGCCCAGTCTTTAAACCAAAGAAAATGATGTCCAATGAAACAACTAAATCTGTTTAA
- the ald gene encoding alanine dehydrogenase codes for MRIGVPKEIKNNENRIAMTPAGVVNLLKFNHEVFIEKGAGVGSGFLDEDYTSAGAKLVETAKEAWSMDMVMKVKEPLPSEYSYFREGLILFTYLHLAPEPELTKALLDNKVIGIAYETVQLPNRSLPLLTPMSEVAGRMAAQIGAQFLEKVYGGKGILLSGVPGVHRGIVTIIGGGVAGTNAAKMAIGLGAKVTIIDLNPDRLRQLDDIFGSEITTLMSNPYNLAEAVKESDLVIGAVLIPGAKAPKLVTEEMIKSMKPGSVVVDIAIDQGGIFETTDRISTHDNPTYEKYGVVHYAVANMPGAVPRTSTIALTNMTVPYAIQIANKGYVKACLENEALLKGINTLGGYVTYKAVAEALGLESSDTKTLLEKL; via the coding sequence ATGCGTATTGGAGTGCCTAAAGAGATAAAGAATAATGAAAACCGGATAGCAATGACGCCTGCTGGGGTCGTTAATCTTTTGAAATTTAATCACGAAGTATTTATTGAAAAAGGTGCAGGAGTGGGTTCTGGTTTTTTGGATGAAGATTATACTTCTGCAGGTGCAAAACTCGTTGAAACTGCTAAAGAAGCTTGGTCCATGGATATGGTAATGAAAGTGAAGGAACCACTTCCAAGTGAATATTCATATTTTCGTGAGGGATTAATTTTGTTCACCTATTTACATTTAGCCCCAGAGCCAGAACTAACCAAAGCATTACTTGATAATAAGGTTATTGGAATTGCTTATGAAACTGTGCAGCTACCAAACCGCTCACTTCCACTTTTAACTCCTATGAGTGAAGTTGCTGGAAGGATGGCAGCCCAAATTGGGGCTCAATTCTTAGAAAAGGTATATGGTGGTAAGGGAATTCTTCTTTCAGGTGTACCAGGTGTTCACAGGGGAATCGTTACGATTATTGGGGGAGGCGTAGCCGGAACAAATGCAGCTAAAATGGCGATTGGTTTAGGCGCAAAGGTAACAATTATTGATTTAAACCCTGACCGCCTCCGTCAACTTGATGATATTTTCGGTTCCGAAATAACAACACTTATGTCAAATCCATATAATTTAGCCGAAGCTGTTAAAGAATCAGATTTAGTTATCGGCGCTGTACTTATTCCAGGAGCAAAGGCACCCAAATTGGTAACGGAAGAAATGATTAAATCAATGAAACCTGGAAGCGTTGTGGTGGATATTGCAATTGACCAAGGTGGTATTTTTGAAACAACAGATCGAATTTCCACACATGATAATCCAACATATGAAAAGTATGGGGTTGTCCATTATGCGGTTGCAAATATGCCTGGTGCCGTTCCACGTACCTCAACCATTGCATTAACAAACATGACCGTGCCTTATGCCATTCAAATTGCTAATAAAGGATATGTAAAGGCTTGCCTTGAAAATGAAGCGTTGCTAAAAGGGATCAATACACTTGGAGGCTATGTAACATATAAAGCTGTTGCTGAAGCACTTGGTTTGGAGAGTTCTGATACCAAAACATTACTAGAAAAACTATAA
- a CDS encoding DRTGG domain-containing protein — protein sequence MATKHEQILQYIDELSIGEKISVRQIAKAMKVSEGTAYRAIKDAENKGFVSTIERVGTIRIERKKRENIENLTFAEVVNIVDGHVVGGKAGLHKTLNKFVIGAMKLEAMMRYTGAGNLLIIGNRAKAHELALKAGAAVLITGGFDAEDDVKKLADKLQIPVISTSYDTFTVATMINRAIYDQLIKKKIILVEDILTPLQEIFYLNTSDKILQWKQYNQDTSHSRYPVVDQNMKIQGIITAKDIIGHDQETLIEKIMTKNPLIVSGKTSVASAAHMMVWEGIELIPVVDDSNRLEGIVSRQDVLKALQMNQRQPQVGETLDNIVTNQLVLIRGKTKGEDMYSCEITPQMTNHLGTISYGVFTTIVSEAASRVLRNYKKGDLVVENMTIYFLKPVQMDCVIGIYPKVLEVGRKFGKVDVEVFNDGVLVGKALMMCQLIDRH from the coding sequence TTGGCCACAAAGCATGAACAAATACTACAGTACATTGATGAACTTTCGATCGGAGAAAAAATATCAGTGCGACAAATCGCCAAGGCGATGAAGGTAAGTGAAGGAACCGCGTATCGTGCAATTAAGGATGCTGAGAATAAGGGCTTTGTTAGTACAATTGAAAGAGTTGGAACCATTCGTATTGAACGTAAAAAAAGAGAAAACATTGAAAATCTCACTTTCGCAGAGGTTGTAAATATTGTAGATGGCCACGTCGTAGGTGGAAAAGCAGGGCTACATAAAACCCTAAATAAATTTGTTATTGGTGCGATGAAATTAGAGGCTATGATGCGTTATACGGGAGCTGGTAATCTGTTGATTATTGGTAACCGCGCAAAGGCTCATGAGCTTGCATTAAAAGCAGGTGCTGCTGTACTAATAACAGGTGGGTTTGATGCAGAGGATGACGTGAAAAAGTTAGCAGATAAACTACAGATTCCAGTTATTTCAACAAGCTATGATACATTTACTGTTGCGACCATGATCAATCGTGCAATATATGATCAATTGATTAAAAAGAAAATTATCCTAGTAGAAGATATTCTAACACCGTTACAGGAAATATTTTATTTAAATACAAGTGATAAAATTTTGCAGTGGAAGCAGTATAATCAAGACACATCACATAGCCGTTACCCAGTCGTCGATCAAAATATGAAAATCCAGGGTATTATAACAGCTAAGGATATTATTGGACATGATCAGGAAACATTAATTGAAAAGATTATGACGAAAAACCCGCTTATAGTTAGTGGAAAAACAAGTGTCGCATCTGCTGCACATATGATGGTATGGGAAGGAATAGAATTAATTCCTGTTGTAGATGATTCCAATCGACTTGAGGGGATTGTAAGCAGGCAAGATGTTTTGAAGGCTTTGCAAATGAATCAACGTCAACCACAGGTTGGAGAAACTTTAGATAATATCGTAACCAACCAATTGGTTCTAATTCGTGGAAAGACAAAAGGGGAGGATATGTACTCCTGTGAAATCACTCCACAGATGACAAATCATCTTGGAACTATCTCATATGGGGTGTTCACAACGATTGTCTCAGAAGCTGCAAGCCGCGTTTTAAGGAACTATAAAAAAGGTGATCTCGTTGTTGAAAATATGACCATTTATTTTTTAAAGCCAGTTCAAATGGATTGTGTTATTGGTATTTATCCGAAGGTTCTTGAAGTTGGACGTAAATTTGGTAAAGTGGATGTTGAAGTTTTTAATGATGGAGTTCTCGTTGGGAAGGCACTGATGATGTGTCAACTAATTGATCGACATTAG
- a CDS encoding Xaa-Pro peptidase family protein — MNQRLSKFQAWMKENDIQVSFITSSENVFYLSGFYSDPHERLLALGIFQDDEPFLVCPGMEKHGAKNSGWESEIIGYSDIDHPWEMIQQAINKRSKNISKVAIEKEHMNVERYEAISNLFPNATFISAEEKLRKLRMIKDAKELKTIEEACSLADFAVEVGVSEIKEGKTELEILSAIEFALKKKGVTEMSFATMVLTGANAASPHGNPGLTKIQKGDLVLFDLGVVVDRYCSDITRTVAYGDINEKQKEIYDTVLNAQLAAIDASKPGVTSADVDLTARRIIAEAGYGEYFPHRLGHGLGISVHEYPSMTETNQLILEEGMVYTIEPGIYVPDVAGVRIEDDVYITADGVKVLTKFPKDLQIIRQ; from the coding sequence ATGAACCAAAGATTAAGTAAATTTCAAGCATGGATGAAAGAAAATGATATTCAAGTCAGCTTTATTACCTCTTCAGAAAATGTATTTTATTTGAGTGGATTTTATAGTGATCCACATGAGCGGTTACTTGCTCTGGGTATTTTCCAAGATGATGAGCCATTTTTAGTTTGTCCTGGAATGGAAAAACATGGTGCGAAAAATTCTGGTTGGGAATCTGAAATCATTGGATACAGCGACATCGATCATCCATGGGAAATGATTCAACAAGCCATTAATAAAAGAAGTAAAAACATCTCAAAAGTAGCAATTGAAAAAGAACACATGAATGTTGAACGCTACGAAGCCATTTCAAATTTATTTCCTAATGCTACATTTATTTCAGCAGAAGAAAAATTAAGAAAGCTTCGAATGATAAAGGATGCTAAAGAATTAAAAACAATTGAAGAAGCATGTTCACTTGCTGATTTTGCCGTTGAGGTCGGGGTAAGTGAAATTAAAGAAGGCAAAACAGAGTTAGAGATTCTTTCAGCGATTGAATTCGCCTTAAAGAAAAAAGGCGTTACAGAAATGTCATTTGCGACAATGGTTTTGACCGGTGCAAATGCAGCTTCACCACACGGAAACCCCGGTTTAACAAAGATTCAAAAGGGCGATCTCGTTTTATTTGATTTAGGAGTTGTCGTTGATCGTTATTGTTCTGATATCACAAGAACAGTTGCCTATGGGGATATTAATGAAAAACAAAAAGAAATTTATGATACAGTTTTAAATGCACAACTTGCTGCGATAGATGCTAGCAAACCAGGGGTTACCTCAGCTGATGTTGACTTAACTGCCCGAAGAATTATTGCTGAAGCAGGGTATGGAGAATATTTTCCACACCGTCTTGGACATGGCCTCGGGATAAGTGTTCATGAGTATCCTTCGATGACTGAAACCAACCAGCTTATTCTTGAAGAAGGAATGGTTTATACGATCGAACCAGGTATTTATGTACCCGATGTAGCAGGAGTTCGGATTGAAGATGATGTCTATATTACTGCCGATGGTGTAAAAGTTTTAACAAAATTCCCTAAAGACCTTCAAATTATTAGACAATAG